The Stomatobaculum sp. F0698 genomic sequence AGATGCAGGCGCTCGTTGCGGCCATGGGCGGCAAGAACGGCGACCTCCTGCTCTTTGCGGCGGATAAGAACAAGACAGTCTTCGACGTGCTCGGCGCGCTCCGCGTGGAACTTGCGCGTCAGCTTGAACTTCTCGACAAGAACGAGTTCCGCTTTGTCTGGATTACGGAATTCCCGCTTCTTGAGTGGTCGGAGGAAGAGGCGCGCTTCAAGGCGATGCACCACCCCTTCACGATGCCCATGGAAGAGGATTGGGATAAGATTGACAGCGATCCGGGTGCGGTTCGCGCCGAGGCCTATGACATAGTCTTAAACGGCAATGAGATCGGCGGCGGCTCGGTTCGTATTCACCGCTCGGATGTGCAGGAGAAGATGTTCGAGGTTCTGGGTCTCACGAGAGAGGTCGCGGAGGAGCGCTTCGGCTTCCTGCTCGATGCCTTCCGCTACGGCGTGCCGCCGCACGCGGGTCTCGCCTACGGCCTTGACCGCCTGGCGATGCTCATGGCGGGGGCGGACACGATACGCGACGTCATTGCCTTCCCGAAGGTCAAGGACGCCTCGGATCTCATGATGAACGCACCGGATATTGTTGAGGAGAAGCAGCTGGAGGAGCTCTCTCTCTGCTTCCGGGAGAATCAGGCGTGAACAACGAAACGATTAAGATTTTGATTGCGGACGATGAGGCGCGCATGCGCGCCCTCGTCCGCGATTATCTGCGGGTCAAGGGCTATCAGGTTCTGGAGGCGGAGAACGGCGCGGAGGCGCTTTCGGTCTTCGAGCGGGAGCCTGACATTGCCCTCGTGCTCTTGGATGTCATGATGCCGGAACTGGACGGCTTCGAGACCTTGAAGGAACTGCGCCGCATTTCGGAGGTGCCGGTGCTCATGCTGACCGCGCGCAGCGAGGAGAGGGATGAGCTTCGCGGCTTTTCGCTCGGCGCGGACGAATACATCGCAAAGCCCTTCAGCCCGAAGGTGCTCATGGCGCGCGTCGAGGCTGTTTTAAAGCGCACTGCGGCGAATCCGGAGGGCATCGTGCTGGAGACCGCCGGCATACGGCTCGATGAGCGCGCCCATGAAGTCAGCGTGGACGGAAAGAACATAGACTTAAGCTTTAAGGAATTCGAATTGCTCCGCTACTTCCTCGAAAATAAGGGGATCGCACTCTCGCGGGAAAAGATTCTGAACCATGTCTGGAATTACGACTACTTCGGCGATGCGCGCACCATCGACACGCATGTGAAGAAACTCAGGGCCAAGATGGGAGAGAAGGGCGCGTATATCCGCACCATCTGGGGCATGGGCTATAAATTCGAGCCGGAGGAGGCGTGAAACACTCGATACGCCTGCGCTTTACGGCGCTGATTTTTCTGGTGCTCGCGCTGCTCATGGCGGGCCTGCTCCTAATGAACAGCTTCGGCCTGGAGCGCTTTTACCGCAGGCAGAAGGTAAGAGATTTGGAGTACGCCTACCGAGAACTCGATGCGCTCGCCATGGCGAAGGGCGCAGCGTCAACGGATGTAGAGGACTTACTCCGCTCCTACAGCAGTCACTATAACATCATGGTGGCAATCGTGGACTCGGCGAATTCAAAGCTCTTACAGAGCAGCGAGAACGGGAAGAGCCGACTCTACAAGCGGGTGCAGCGCTATCTCTTCCAACAGGGAGAAGACAGCAAGACTGTGGTGCTGAAGCGAAGCGAGAACTACACCATTGTGCAGGCTTACGACGAGGGCAGCCAGAGTGCGAACATAGACTGTTTCGCCTATCTCTCGGACAACCAGACCCTGCTGCTCATGACCACGCCGGTTGCGAATCTCAAGGAGAGTGTGCGGCTCGCAAACCGCTTTCTCTTCTATGTGGGTGCGCTGACCCTCTTGTTCGGCGTCTTTTTGGTCTGGGGCATGACCTCCCGCATTACGGGTCCCATACGATCGCTCGCGGCCCTCTCCGAAAAACTGGGACACATGGATTTTTCGGAGCGCTACCGCGGACAGAACGAGGATGAAATCGGCGTGCTCGGCAAAAACATGAACAGCATGGCGGGACAGCTGGAGCGGGCCATACTGGACTTAAAGGAAGCGAACCGAAAGCTGCGCGACGACCTTGCGCGCAAGGAAGAAATCGATGAGATGCGGCGGGAGTTTATCGCGAATGTCTCGCATGAGCTGAAAACCCCGATTGCCCTGATACAGGGCTATGCGGAGGGACTTGCGGACGGGCTCTGCGAGGAGAAAGAGATGCGGGAACAGTATCTCGGTGTGATACTCGACGAGGCGGAACGCATGAACAAGCTGGTGCGCCAGTTACTCACGCTCTCGCAGCTGGAATCCGAGCACCCGGACCTGAATCTCGAGGTGTTTGACCTCCGGGAGAGCGCCGAGAGCGTGCTCCGGAAAACGCAGGTGCTCGCCGAGGAGAGCGGGGCGAAGAGTTCGCTGCTCGCGCCGAAGGAAGCTCTCCTGGTGCGCGCGGATGCCTTTCGCATCGACGAAGTACTCATGAACTATGTGAGCAATGCGTATCATCATGTGAGCGAGGGCGGTGAGGTCAGCTTGCGCCTCCGTGTCGACGGCGATCGGGCGCACTGCGAGGTCTTTAACAGCGGAAAGCCGATTCCCGAGGCCGATTTGGAGCGGGTGTTTGAGAAGTTCTACAAGGTGGACAAGGCGCACACACGGAAGTACGGCGGGAGCGGGATCGGTCTCTCGATTGTGCGTGCGATCATGACCCAGCACAATATGCCCTGCGGTGTGCGAAACGTCGAGAACGGCGTGGTGTTCTGGTTTGAACTGCCGCTCGCCGCGACATGAACCACAGGATGTGCCCGTGAAACACTAGATGTGGTGGCGTGACGAAAAGCAAACACAAAACTTGTGAAATTTGCCCATTGCTTTTTGAATCTTGTGAACTCTGACGAGGATGCAAACGCACTTACTGGACTTTTCTCGCTCTGTTTCGGCGCTTTGCCATGTTTTCAATTCCAGTCAAGAGCGGTACACTATAGGAGCCCTAATTATGGGGCTTCTATTTTATTGATACTCCACATCTAGTGGAGATGAACCGCGAAAGAGGGGAACGGGATGGAAACCAAGGTCAGAACCAATGTCATTAAGCGCAACGGCCAGGAAGTGGAGTTTGACATCGAGAAAATCGTGAATGCGATTGAGGCGGCAAACCGCGAGGTGGACAGAATTCACCAGATGAACACCTACCAGATTCAGGCGATTGCGGATAAGATTGCCGCAGAGGTTGCGAACATCAAGCGCGCCGTCAACGTCGAGGACATTCAGGAGATGGTCGAAACCGGCATCATGGAGATGCGCGGCTTTGAGGTTGCGCAGAAGTACATTCGTTACCGCTACAAGAGAAGCCTTGCGCGTCATGCGAATACGACAGACGAGGGCATACTCTCCCTGATCGACCAGGCGAACGAGGAAGTGAAGCAGGAGAACTCGAACAAGAACCCGGTCATCAACTCGACCCAGCGCGACTACATGGCGGGTGAAGTCTCGAAGGATCTGACGCGCCGCATTCTGCTGCCCGAGGAGATTGTGAAGGCGCACGAGGAGGGCTTGATTCACTTCCACGATTCCGATTACTATGCGCAGCGCGAGCACAACTGCGATCTCATCAACCTGGAGGACATGCTGCAGAACGGCACCGTGATCAGCGAGACCATGATCGAGAAGCCGCACAGCTTCTTTACGGCCTGCAATGTCACGACCCAGATTGTCGCACAGGTCGCTTCGAACCAGTACGGCGGTCAGTCCTTTACGCTCTCGCACCTCGCGCCCTTTGTCGACGTGAGCCGTCAGAAGATTCGCAAGGCGGTCCTGGAGGAGAGAGAGCTCTGCGGTGAGTCCGTGGACGATGAAATCGTGGACC encodes the following:
- a CDS encoding response regulator transcription factor — its product is MNNETIKILIADDEARMRALVRDYLRVKGYQVLEAENGAEALSVFEREPDIALVLLDVMMPELDGFETLKELRRISEVPVLMLTARSEERDELRGFSLGADEYIAKPFSPKVLMARVEAVLKRTAANPEGIVLETAGIRLDERAHEVSVDGKNIDLSFKEFELLRYFLENKGIALSREKILNHVWNYDYFGDARTIDTHVKKLRAKMGEKGAYIRTIWGMGYKFEPEEA
- a CDS encoding sensor histidine kinase, with the protein product MKHSIRLRFTALIFLVLALLMAGLLLMNSFGLERFYRRQKVRDLEYAYRELDALAMAKGAASTDVEDLLRSYSSHYNIMVAIVDSANSKLLQSSENGKSRLYKRVQRYLFQQGEDSKTVVLKRSENYTIVQAYDEGSQSANIDCFAYLSDNQTLLLMTTPVANLKESVRLANRFLFYVGALTLLFGVFLVWGMTSRITGPIRSLAALSEKLGHMDFSERYRGQNEDEIGVLGKNMNSMAGQLERAILDLKEANRKLRDDLARKEEIDEMRREFIANVSHELKTPIALIQGYAEGLADGLCEEKEMREQYLGVILDEAERMNKLVRQLLTLSQLESEHPDLNLEVFDLRESAESVLRKTQVLAEESGAKSSLLAPKEALLVRADAFRIDEVLMNYVSNAYHHVSEGGEVSLRLRVDGDRAHCEVFNSGKPIPEADLERVFEKFYKVDKAHTRKYGGSGIGLSIVRAIMTQHNMPCGVRNVENGVVFWFELPLAAT